In Erythrobacter sp. KY5, the DNA window GCTCGCCTACATCCTTCACGCGCAGACCACCGACAAGCTGCTGATCGCAGGCAGCGATGGGCGGTTCTACACGCTGGGCGCGGACAAGCTGCCGGGCGCGCGCGGGTTTGGCGAGCCGGTGAGGACGATGGTCGACCTGCCCGCCGAAACGCAGATCGCCGCGATGCTGGTGCACAAGGAGGGCGGCCGACTGCTGCTCGCATCCAGCAACGGCAAGGGCTTTATCGCCGAGACCAAGGAACTGCTGGCCGAAACAAAGAAGGGCAAGCAGGTCGTCAACCTCAAGGGCGATGCAAGGCTTCAGGTCATTCGCGAAGTGCCCGAGAACCACGACCACGTCGCGGCAGTGGGCGAGAACCGCAAGCTGATCGTCTTCAATCTTGAGGAAATGCCGATCATGGCGCGCGGGCAGGGCGTGATGCTGCAACGCTATCGCGATGGCGGACTGTCGGATGCGACGACCTTCGTGCTGGAAGACGGCCTCAGCTGGCAGATGGGCGGATCGGGCGAACGGACCCGGACCGAGAACGAGATCTGGCAATGGAAGGTCGCGCGCGGTGCAGCGGGAAGACTGCCGCCGCAGGGCTTTCCGAAGAATAACCGTTTCCTTTGAACCTAGCCGTCATTGCGAGCGCCCGCAGGGCGCGCGGCAATCCATGGGTCGAACTTATCAACTCGCGAAAGCTAGATAGATTGCGCGATGGATTGCTTCGTCGCTGACGCTCCTCGCAATGACGAAGATGAACAAGCGGGTTGAACAGGCTACTTCCAAACAAAAAGCCGCAGTCACCATCCCCGATGACCGCGGCTCTTGTAAGACCCTCTTTCGAAGGCCCTTGCAATTTTAAGTGAGCGTTACTCGCTCGCGCCTGCCGTATCTTCGCTTTCGGCTGCCTTGGCCGCGGCCTGTGCCGGGGTCAGGATTTCAGCGCCTTCAGGAACGGCAGTGGTGTTCGCGGTCAGCTGTTCCATCGAATACAGAGCCATCAGCTGGCCGTTTGCATCCGTTGCGAAAGCTTCGCGGGTGAGGGTAACGATGCCGCCGTCATTCTTCACGATGACGGTGTCTTCGCTGTCGACGGTGTAGATGACACCGGCGGGCATGCCGTCTGCGCTCATGACCGTCGCGCCTTCGGTGAGAGCGGCGTCACGCGCTGCATTGGCCTGAGCGACCTGCTGGTCCATCATGCCGTCGATCTGCGCCTTGGTGGCGTTGACGGTCCACTTGCCTTCGCGTTCTGCGAGGAGGTTTGCGGGCAGCGGGGCGGCGTGCTTGCCGGTGTTGACGGTGACGATGCCGTCGGCGTTGGCTTCGACGGTGCCGATGGGCGCGTCGTCATTGCCGTAAACGGTCGCGCCAACATCTTGGGCGTTCGCTGCGATCGGGGTCACAGCCATGGCGGTGGCCAGGACAGCCAGCTTTGCAAACTTCATAGTGATAACTCTCCAGTTACTGTATTCCTCGGATGGCCGCCGTATGATGAGAGGGCAGCGCGCGCATGAAGAACTTACTGGTTCACGGCGCTCAAAACCGGCGCGTATACCTGATGGCAGTCCAACAGCGATGGAAGCGCGCAACAACCGATAAACGGCCAGGGCGCAGTGCGGTTCCCTAACGGCACGGGGCCAAATTGACAAGTCGATGACTTGAACCCCTGTCTAGGGAAGCCCGACTGAAGCTCACCTTAACGTAAAGGTCAGGCGGAAAATCCCGCCTGTTCAAGCTCTTCGCCAAGCAGCGCTTGGACCCGGTCTTCGGCGGGGAAGCCTTCCCTGACCCAACGCTTTTCGACGAGTTGAAGGATGCGCGCGACGTCCGGACCCGCTGCTACCCCGCGCGCGACGATCGCGCCGCCTTTGAGCGGGAAGGTCGGAGCCTGCCAATCGGCGATGGTCGTCGCGTCTTCGCCCAGCAGCAACAGACGGTCCACCGCAAACGCAGTCCCCAGCTCATAGGCGAGCACCTTGTGGCTGCTGATATCGTGTCCGAGCCTTTCGGATGCGGAGACAAGCTGCGCACGCTGAGCCCGGGACAGACGCAAGCGGGCCGCGACCCCTTCGGCGACGTCGGGGGAGGGCGGCAGCAGTGTCGCAAGACGGCGGATCGGATCGGCAGCAAAGCCTTGCTCGGCCTCGCGCTCGATCAGCTCGCGCAATTGTTCCACATGTCGCAGCGCGGTTTCGGGCAGGATCACGCGCAGCACTGCGCGGTCGAACATGCGCTCTAAAGTTGCGCCTGGATCGGGGAGGGAGAGGAGCTTGAGCAGTTCATCAGCGACCCTTTCCCGGCTGAGGCCCTTGAGCGTTGCCGACAGATCGGCGCAGGCTTCTTCGGCTTCCTTGTCGAGTTCGGCACCAAATCGCGCCTGAAACCGGTAATAGCGCAGGATCCGCAAATGATCCTCCGCAATGCGCTGACGGGCATCGCCGATGAACCGCACGCGCCGTTTTGCAAGGTCATCGAGACCGGTGAAGTAATCCGATATCTCCAGCGTTTCCGGGTGAGCGTAGAGCGCGTTGATGGTAAAGTCGCGGCGCGCGGCGTCATCGCGCCACTCGGTCGCAAAGCTAACGGTCGCGCGCCTGCCATCGGTCGCGACATCGCGGCGCAAGGTGGTGACTTCGACCGGTCCGTCTTCGAGGATTGCGGTGATCGTCCCATGGTCGATGCCTGTCGGAACGGTGCGGATACCCGCTTCGCGGCACAGATCGATCACCTGATCGGGCGTGTGGATCGTCGCGCAGTCAACATCGTGGACGTCGACGCCCAGCAAAGTGTCGCGCACCGCTCCGCCGACCCAGCGCATATTGTCCGCGCCAAGCGCAGCGGTGAGCGCGGCAAGGCCTTCGCGGCGGGGCCATTCGGCGTTTTGAAGCGGGTTGGTCACGGCTTTGTCCGCTAATCCAAGACAAGGGTTAAAAACAAGCGCTCGAATGACCCTGCGCTCACCGCAGGCGAGAGGCGTCGATGCGTTTCGACAGGTTCATGATGATCGCGGCGGTGACGCCCCAGATGCGAAAGCCGTCGTAATCCATCTCCAGATAGCGCCGCATCTTCCCGCGCCAGAAGACCTCGTTCATGGACCAGTTTTCAGCGTCGAGCAGAAGGTCGAGCGGCGCTTCGAACCATGCGGCGACTTCGGATGGGCTGGGTTCGAGCGGCAGATCGGGCGGGACGACGCCGACCACCGGGGTCACGTCAAAGCCCGTTCCGGTCTGGTAGAGATCGGTGGTGCCGATCAGGCGCACCTCGCTGCGGGGCAGAGCGAGCTCCTCCTCAGCTTCGCGAAGGGCGGCGGTTACCACGTCCTCGCCTCTGTCGACCTTGCCGCCGGGAAAGGCGACTTGGCCGGGATGATCGCGCATATCGTTGGGGCGCTGGGTCAGCAGCACGCCGGGCCGATCGCGCTCTGTAATCGCTATCAGCACTGCGGCCGGTGTCTGACGTTCGGTCTGCGCGAAGGCCGCGTCGGTCAAAAGGCCATCGACGTCGTGCGAATGGCCTTCTTCGAACAGCGACGAGAGCGTGTCGAAAAGCTCGCCCAAACGCCTCAGCCCCTCAGCGAGAAGAGCGCACCCTGGCTTGAGACGATCCAGTCATCTCCGCCGGTCTCAAGCGCGATTTCGGCAAGCTGGGTGTAGGTCGAACGGTTGAGCCGCGCCTCGCAACCGCGCCGGACGTGGAGATAGATGGCGGGCGTGTCGGGATCGCCAGCGACACGCAGCGCATGGTCCGGGCCTGCGATCACGAGGTCGTCGGTGTTCAGCCTGAAGGCGAGATCGCCTTCGGTCCGGGTGCAATCGACCGCGATGAAGGCGGCGTCCTCGACCTCGATGGTGAGCTTTTCAAACGGGGTGACGAGCCAGTGCTGGCCGCTTTCATCGCGGGTCAGCAGGCCTGAAAAGGCGCGCACCATGGCGGGGCGACGGATCGGATCGCCTTCGTGATACCATGTGCCGTTCGCTGCGATGCGCATCTGGCTGTCGCCCGATTTCTGCGGTGCCCAGCCTTCGACCGGGGGCAACTTTCGCTGCGCCACCTGCTCGGCGATTTGGGCAAGGGTGAGTTCGGCGAGATAGGGAGGGGGTTCGTAGGGCATCGCAGCGTGCGATGGCAGATCAGCGCCATGTAGTGAAGGGGTGTTTGTTACCGCACCCGCATCCGCGCTCTTTCACTTACCCCACGGCCCCAGCATCCCCTCCGCCGGCATTGCGCCCAGCGCTGCGCCGCGCGCAAGCAGGCGCTCTTGTTCATAAGGGCCGGGGCATTTCCATCCGCTGGTCGCCGCCGCGCTGAAGCCGAAGCGGCCATAATATTCCGCATCGCCGATCAGGACCTGCGCCAGCGGCGGCGCGCCGTCGGCGGCCATGCGGCGCTCTGCATCGAGCATCGCGGTCATGAGGCCCACGCCGAACCCTTCGCCCTGCCTTTCGGGCACAACAGCAACCGGCCCCACCATGACGAGCGGCACAGGGCGTCCCTCCCGATCATGGAGTGCCACCGGCCAGCACTGGATCGTCGCGACCAGCATGTCGTCGGCATCCAATGCGGCGAAGCTCAAGGCTTCGAGCCAGTTCATGCCCGCACGAATGCGATAGGCGGTGCGCGCATGGCGATCCCCACCGAAGACGCGGTCCAGCAATTGCTCGACCATGGCCGGTTCAACCGCGCTCAGCGGAATCAGGGTGGCGGTGTCGTTGCTCATCGAGCGGCGCGATTACTCGCTGTGACTGCGGCCTGCAACAAGGCGAGCAATTACATGCTGACCTTCATCACCTTGCCCTGATCGGTTGCCAGCCAGATCGAACCGTCGGGTGCCTGGTCGAGCGAGCGCACGCGGCCATCGATGTCGATTCGCTCCGCCTCGACCGCGCCGCCATCGCTGGTAAGCTCAACGCGCACGATGGCGTTGCTGGAAAGGCCCGCGATCAGCGCATCGTTCTTCCAGTCCGCGAACATGTCGCCGGTGTAGAAGATCATGTCGCCCGGCGCGATCACCGGGGTCCAGTGGACGGCGGGCTTGGTGAAGCCATCGTCTGGCGAGTGATCGGTGATCGGGTCGCCATTGTAGTGATTGCCGTAGGAGCGCGTGGGCCAGCCGTAATTTGCGCCCTCAGCCACAAGGTTGAACTCATCGCCGCCAGCCGGGCCGTGCTCGACATCCCAAAGGCGACCCTGCGCATCCCAATCCATGCCGAGAATGTTGCGGTGGCCATAAGACCAGATCTCAGCCGTCACGCCGCCCTGATCGGCAAACGGATTGCCCTGCGCAGGTGTGCCGTCAAGGTTGAGGCGCACAATGGTGCCGAGCGTGTTGGTGAGGTCTTGAGCAGGCGTCAGCTTCTGGCGATCGCCGCTAGCGACATACATGTATCGACCGTCGGGCGAGAAAGAGATGCGGTGCGAATAGTGGCCGCGCCCGGTGACCTTGGGTGTCTGACGCCAGATCACTTCGAGACCTTCGATGTTGCAGCTGTCGGCCTCGCCGCAGACAAGCTGGCCCCGGCCCACGACTGCGCCGCGCGTGTCTTCGTCGTCGCCGAACTCCGCCCAGCTCAGATAGATCGTCCGCGTGTCCAACGTTGCGGAAGCCTCGCTCTCAAGGAAGGCCACATCGCCAAAGCCGCCCTGACCACCAAAGGCCACTTCCGGCACACCTGTAACCGTACCCATCCGGCCCGCGCCATCATTGGCGGCGGTGTCGATGAAACGCATTGTGCCTTCCTTTTCG includes these proteins:
- a CDS encoding DUF1285 domain-containing protein translates to MPYEPPPYLAELTLAQIAEQVAQRKLPPVEGWAPQKSGDSQMRIAANGTWYHEGDPIRRPAMVRAFSGLLTRDESGQHWLVTPFEKLTIEVEDAAFIAVDCTRTEGDLAFRLNTDDLVIAGPDHALRVAGDPDTPAIYLHVRRGCEARLNRSTYTQLAEIALETGGDDWIVSSQGALFSLRG
- a CDS encoding GNAT family N-acetyltransferase, producing MSNDTATLIPLSAVEPAMVEQLLDRVFGGDRHARTAYRIRAGMNWLEALSFAALDADDMLVATIQCWPVALHDREGRPVPLVMVGPVAVVPERQGEGFGVGLMTAMLDAERRMAADGAPPLAQVLIGDAEYYGRFGFSAAATSGWKCPGPYEQERLLARGAALGAMPAEGMLGPWGK
- a CDS encoding CoA pyrophosphatase, whose protein sequence is MGELFDTLSSLFEEGHSHDVDGLLTDAAFAQTERQTPAAVLIAITERDRPGVLLTQRPNDMRDHPGQVAFPGGKVDRGEDVVTAALREAEEELALPRSEVRLIGTTDLYQTGTGFDVTPVVGVVPPDLPLEPSPSEVAAWFEAPLDLLLDAENWSMNEVFWRGKMRRYLEMDYDGFRIWGVTAAIIMNLSKRIDASRLR
- a CDS encoding CCA tRNA nucleotidyltransferase; the protein is MTNPLQNAEWPRREGLAALTAALGADNMRWVGGAVRDTLLGVDVHDVDCATIHTPDQVIDLCREAGIRTVPTGIDHGTITAILEDGPVEVTTLRRDVATDGRRATVSFATEWRDDAARRDFTINALYAHPETLEISDYFTGLDDLAKRRVRFIGDARQRIAEDHLRILRYYRFQARFGAELDKEAEEACADLSATLKGLSRERVADELLKLLSLPDPGATLERMFDRAVLRVILPETALRHVEQLRELIEREAEQGFAADPIRRLATLLPPSPDVAEGVAARLRLSRAQRAQLVSASERLGHDISSHKVLAYELGTAFAVDRLLLLGEDATTIADWQAPTFPLKGGAIVARGVAAGPDVARILQLVEKRWVREGFPAEDRVQALLGEELEQAGFSA
- a CDS encoding PQQ-dependent sugar dehydrogenase, translating into MKTFAQMTAGFSLSALALASCAQAESVESAASAGADGMSITEMADIEQPWAIEFAPGTSVLFITEKEGTMRFIDTAANDGAGRMGTVTGVPEVAFGGQGGFGDVAFLESEASATLDTRTIYLSWAEFGDDEDTRGAVVGRGQLVCGEADSCNIEGLEVIWRQTPKVTGRGHYSHRISFSPDGRYMYVASGDRQKLTPAQDLTNTLGTIVRLNLDGTPAQGNPFADQGGVTAEIWSYGHRNILGMDWDAQGRLWDVEHGPAGGDEFNLVAEGANYGWPTRSYGNHYNGDPITDHSPDDGFTKPAVHWTPVIAPGDMIFYTGDMFADWKNDALIAGLSSNAIVRVELTSDGGAVEAERIDIDGRVRSLDQAPDGSIWLATDQGKVMKVSM